A genomic region of Rhea pennata isolate bPtePen1 chromosome 14, bPtePen1.pri, whole genome shotgun sequence contains the following coding sequences:
- the LOC134146631 gene encoding protocadherin beta-15-like, giving the protein MASARQVLCLCAFLCVPQARSEPVRYSVAEERESGSLVAHVAKDVGLDVAQLRAREARLVSEDSRQYFRLDPRTGRLAVRERIDREEICGQAVTCTVPFELLLANPLQFFRIEVAVEDINDHAPVFPEEQVTFKIPETSDPGSRFPLEGARDLDVGSNSLQAYSIAPENEHFSVSLRSLSEGSRSVELVLEKALDREEQEEIAFSLIATDGGSPPRSGTAQVRILVLDANDNAPVFTQELYRGQILENAPEDSVVLRVVATDADAGVNGEISYSFSQAVGHSPSAFKIDPLSGEIRVSQPLDFEAAEKHELSVRATDGGGLSALCRVVVEVADVNDNAPELVVSSFSSPLAESALPGTVVGLFVVKDRDAGDNGKVVCSLQEQPAFSLRPAYKNYYELVTASALDREETAQYVLAVTAADAGSPPLTTTQTFTVDISDVNDNGPVFNQTSYTMYVRENNEPSALVGAVQAADRDVGPNAKVTYSLAPGRPAERGPRSYVSVNSENGNVFVLRPLDYEQLRQLEVVVSAADSGSPPLSANVTVRVLVVDENDNAPVVLHPAQDSSPPSSELVPTSAEAGYLVTKVVAVDADSGQNAWLSYHLLKATDPGLFAVGTQSGEVRLRRPLTERDAVKQKLVVLVRDNGRPPLSATAALGALLLDGFSDAHMPRSGLAAEDEGGSLTLYLILSLAFVSILFLASAAAFVACKVCKRKALKEGPVLYGPGDFQSSLADAAGTATLPHAYCYEVSLTTGSGSSEFKFLKPVLAGLPPQRCGTAAGAAGEEDLAGDFPPAGDPRPQSHGTLPAGPFSRLAFE; this is encoded by the coding sequence ATGGCGTCTGCAAGGCAAGTGCTTTgtctctgtgcttttctgtgcGTGCCGCAGGCTCGCTCCGAGCCCGTTCGCTACTCCGTCGCCGAGGAGAGGGAGAGCGGCTCCCTGGTGGCTCATGTCGCCAAGGACGTGGGGCTGGACGTGGCGCAGCTGCGGGCTCGCGAGGCCCGCCTTGTTTCGGAGGACAGCCGGCAGTATTTTCGCTTAGACCCCCGCACCGGCCGCCTGGCAGTTAGGGAGAGGATCGATCGGGAGGAGATCTGCGGCCAGGCCGTCACGTGCACCGTCCCCTTTGAGTTACTGCTGGCCAACCCGCTGCAGTTCTTTCGCATCGAAGTGGCCGTAGAGGATATCAATGACCACGCGCCAGTTTTCCCGGAGGAACAAGTGACTTTTAAGATCCCGGAAACGAGCGATCCGGGGTCCCGTTTCCCGCTGGAGGGGGCTCGGGACCTAGATGTTGGCAGCAACAGCCTGCAGGCCTACAGCATCGCTCCCGAGAACGAGCATTTCAGCGTCTCTTTACGCAGTCTCAGTGAAGGCAGCAGGTCGGTCGAATTAGTCCTGGAAAAGGCGCTGGACAGAGAGGAGCAAGAGGAGATTGCTTTCAGCCTGATTGCCACGGACGGGGGCTCTCCGCCCCGCAGCGGGACGGCCCAGGTCCGCATCCTTGTCCTAGACGCAAATGACAACGCTCCCGTCTTCACGCAGGAGCTGTACAGAGGACAGATTTTGGAAAATGCCCCGGAGGACTCGGTGGTTCTCCGTGTGGTCGCAACTGACGCGGATGCGGGGGTTAACGGGGAGATATCATACTCGTTCAGTCAAGCGGTGGGGCACAGCCCCTCGGCATTCAAGATCGACCCGCTGAGTGGTGAAATTCGTGTCAGCCAGCCTCTGGATTTCGAAGCGGCGGAGAAACACGAGCTCAGCGTGCGCGCCACTGACGGCGGGGGTCTCTCCGCGCTctgcagggtggtggtggaggtggcGGATGTGAACGACAACGCGCCGGAGCTAGTGGTGAGTTCCTTCAGCAGCCCCCTGGCCGAGAGCGCCTTGCCCGGGACGGTGGTGGGCCTCTTTGTCGTTAAGGACCGGGACGCCGGGGACAACGGGAAGGTCGTCTGTTCGCTGCAGGAGCAGCCGGCTTTCTCGCTGAGGCCCGCCTACAAGAATTACTACGAGCTGGTGACAGCGAGCGCCCTGGACCGGGAGGAGACGGCGCAGTACGTCCTCGCCGTCACGGCGGCCGACGCGGGGTCCCCGCCCCTCACGACCACGCAGACCTTCACGGTGGACATCTCCGACGTCAACGACAACGGGCCCGTCTTCAACCAGACGTCGTACACCATGTACGTGCGTGAGAACAACGAGCCGTCCGCGCTCGTCGGGGCCGTCCAGGCCGCGGACCGGGACGTGGGGCCCAACGCCAAGGTGACCTATTCGCtggcgccgggccgccccgcggagcggggcccgcgCTCCTACGTCTCCGTGAACTCCGAGAACGGGAACGTGTTTGTGCTGCGGCCGCTGGACTACGagcagctgaggcagctggAGGTGGTGGTGAGCGCCGCCGACTCGGGCTCGCCGCCCCTCAGCGCCAACGTCACCGTCCGCGTCCTGGTGGTGGACGAAAACGACAACGCGCCCGTGGTCCTGCACCCGGCGCAGGACAGCTCGCCGCCGTCCAGCGAGCTGGTGCCCACGTCGGCCGAGGCGGGCTACCTCGTCACCAAAGTGGTGGCCGTCGACGCCGACTCGGGGCAGAACGCGTGGCTTTCGTACCACCTGCTCAAGGCAACGGACCCCGGGCTCTTCGCCGTGGGGACCCAAAGCGGGGAGGTGCGGCTGAGGAGGCCGCTGACGGAGAGGGACGCCGTGAAGCAGAAGCTGGTCGTCCTGGTGCGGGACAACGGGCGGCCGCCGCTGTCCGCCACCGCGGCGCTGGGCGCGCTGCTGCTCGATGGCTTCTCGGACGCGCACATGCCGCGCAGCGGCCTGGCCGCGGAGGACGAGGGCGGCTCCCTGACGCTTTATTTAATCCTCTCGCTGGCCTTCGTCTCGATCCTCTTCCTCGCTTCGGCCGCAGCCTTCGTCGCTTGCAAGGTGTGCAAGAGGAAGGCGCTGAAAGAGGGCCCCGTGCTTTACGGCCCCGGCGACTTCCAGAGCAGCCTGGCCGACGCAGCCGGCACGGCGACTCTGCCGCACGCCTACTGCTACGAGGTCAGCCTCACAACGGGCTCGGGCAGCAGCGAGTTCAAGTTCCTGAAGCCGGTCCTCGCCGGCCTGCCGCCGCAGCGCTGCGGCACGGCCGCGGGCGCGGCCGGCGAAGAGGATCTCGCCGGGGACTTCCCCCCCGCCGGGGACCCGCGTCCGCAGAGCCATGGGACGCTGCCGGCGGGACCGTTCAGCAGGCTGGCCTTCGAGTAG